The Streptomyces camelliae genome window below encodes:
- a CDS encoding alpha-L-fucosidase, with translation MSFSINRRRMLTGVAALTVAAAVGPALAAPAHAAASTGPQPLPLPPLRIPQTDMGVEQQPDAKVQWMRDAKLGMFIHWGVYSGPAKGEWYMHNAPVTPENYKKYVTEATSEQFTADAYKPADWAQLAKDFGAKYVTLTTRHHDGFALWPLKHPNSWNSGQAPLSRDFVKDYVAAVRAAGLKVGLYYSPIDWRYPGYYDVHGTNCAANPWGYTTDPSHKENARIMKTEVYESVKELVTQYGVIDDLWWDGGWLAEQGTDADAAFFWEPGRYRDTSNAWPVDAAYGETDSDGKPLGLMGMVRKHQPDIVATSRSGWIGDYASEEGGSVPTGTIRTGKLAEKVFTVGSTWGYNSDGKVMSYGTAMDILVNSWVRDITVMVNVGPDRHGTVSDAQASLLRRIGTFMTTYGESVYKTRGGPWQPVDGQYGFTYRDRTVYVHLLPGYNGTGFTTPSIGDAQVERVFDVATGQSLPYASDTDGTVTVEGINRTRHPEDSVIGIRLDRDVCQPDIALRRRATASSAAKCHPAAKAVDGSTATYWIAGESGAGQWLKVDLGSARSLTGARIAWAKGDTNYQYRIEGSTDNRTWSTLADLTTTAATGQVQVSAFSSTARYVRVTVTGVPEGITAGIRSLEVYDRPFATDLGVFKLLNRNSGKVLDVSGASTADGGAVIQWPWTGGTNQQWKLASNADGSYRLVNVRSGKVLDSPGNSAKGAALDQWTDNGGDNQWWKLVPSSTSGYYQLVNVRTGWYVDVKDASTADGSPVVQWTATGGASQDWQLVSL, from the coding sequence TTGTCGTTTTCCATCAACCGCCGAAGAATGCTCACCGGCGTGGCCGCCCTGACGGTCGCCGCCGCTGTCGGGCCCGCCCTGGCAGCTCCCGCCCACGCCGCCGCCTCCACCGGGCCCCAGCCGTTGCCGCTGCCTCCGCTGCGCATCCCGCAGACGGACATGGGTGTGGAGCAGCAGCCGGACGCCAAGGTCCAGTGGATGCGGGACGCCAAGCTGGGCATGTTCATCCACTGGGGCGTCTACTCCGGCCCGGCCAAGGGCGAGTGGTACATGCACAACGCCCCCGTCACGCCGGAGAACTACAAGAAGTACGTCACCGAAGCCACCAGCGAGCAGTTCACCGCCGACGCCTACAAGCCGGCCGACTGGGCCCAGTTGGCCAAGGACTTCGGCGCCAAGTACGTGACCCTCACCACCCGTCACCACGACGGCTTCGCCCTGTGGCCGCTGAAACACCCCAACAGCTGGAACTCCGGCCAGGCCCCGCTCAGCCGTGACTTCGTCAAGGACTACGTCGCGGCCGTGCGGGCGGCCGGGCTGAAGGTCGGGCTCTACTACTCGCCGATCGACTGGCGCTACCCCGGCTATTACGACGTCCACGGCACCAACTGCGCGGCCAATCCCTGGGGTTACACCACCGACCCCTCCCACAAGGAGAACGCGCGGATCATGAAGACCGAGGTGTACGAGTCCGTCAAGGAACTCGTCACCCAGTACGGCGTCATCGACGACCTGTGGTGGGACGGCGGCTGGCTGGCGGAACAGGGCACCGACGCCGACGCCGCGTTCTTCTGGGAACCCGGCCGGTACCGTGACACCTCCAATGCCTGGCCCGTGGACGCCGCCTACGGCGAAACCGACTCCGACGGCAAGCCGCTGGGCCTGATGGGCATGGTCCGCAAGCACCAGCCCGACATCGTCGCCACCTCGCGCTCCGGCTGGATCGGCGACTACGCCAGCGAAGAGGGCGGATCCGTGCCCACCGGCACCATCCGCACCGGCAAGCTCGCCGAGAAGGTCTTCACCGTCGGCAGCACCTGGGGCTACAACTCCGACGGCAAGGTCATGAGTTACGGCACCGCCATGGACATCCTGGTCAACTCATGGGTGCGCGACATCACCGTCATGGTCAACGTCGGCCCCGACCGGCACGGCACCGTCTCTGACGCACAGGCGAGTCTGCTGCGCCGGATCGGCACCTTCATGACCACCTACGGCGAGTCCGTGTACAAGACGCGCGGCGGTCCCTGGCAGCCTGTGGACGGCCAGTACGGCTTCACCTACCGGGACCGCACCGTCTACGTCCACCTGCTGCCCGGCTACAACGGAACCGGCTTCACCACACCGTCGATCGGCGACGCCCAGGTCGAGCGGGTCTTCGACGTGGCGACAGGCCAGTCGCTGCCGTACGCGTCCGACACGGACGGCACCGTGACCGTCGAGGGCATCAACCGCACCCGTCACCCTGAGGACAGCGTGATCGGCATCAGGCTGGACCGGGACGTGTGCCAGCCGGACATCGCCCTGCGCAGGAGGGCCACGGCGTCCAGCGCCGCCAAGTGCCACCCGGCGGCGAAGGCCGTGGACGGCTCCACCGCCACCTACTGGATCGCCGGCGAGAGCGGTGCGGGGCAGTGGCTGAAGGTGGACCTGGGCTCGGCGAGGTCGCTCACCGGGGCCCGTATCGCCTGGGCGAAGGGCGACACCAACTACCAGTACAGGATCGAGGGTTCCACCGACAACAGGACCTGGTCCACCCTGGCCGACCTCACCACGACCGCCGCCACCGGCCAGGTCCAGGTCTCCGCTTTCAGCTCCACGGCCCGGTACGTGCGGGTGACGGTGACCGGGGTGCCGGAGGGCATCACGGCGGGCATCCGCAGCCTGGAGGTGTACGACCGGCCCTTCGCCACGGATCTCGGTGTCTTCAAGCTGCTCAACCGCAACAGTGGCAAGGTCCTCGACGTCAGCGGCGCCTCCACCGCCGACGGCGGTGCCGTCATCCAGTGGCCCTGGACGGGCGGCACCAACCAGCAGTGGAAGCTGGCGTCGAACGCCGACGGGTCCTACCGGCTGGTCAACGTCCGCAGTGGCAAGGTCCTCGACAGCCCCGGCAACTCCGCCAAGGGCGCCGCCCTCGACCAGTGGACCGACAACGGCGGCGACAACCAGTGGTGGAAGCTGGTCCCCTCCTCGACCAGCGGCTACTACCAGCTCGTCAACGTCCGCACCGGCTGGTACGTCGACGTCAAGGACGCCTCCACCGCGGACGGCTCCCCTGTCGTCCAGTGGACCGCCACCGGCGGAGCCAGCCAGGACTGGCAGCTCGTCTCCCTGTAG
- a CDS encoding RICIN domain-containing protein, whose product MAVLRRSAASSLACAFALAAALTVAPAWQTAHAATATTAWESGRFTVDTPNLVRRSDVVLRRPNAAQSQFMPLGNGRLGAAVRAAGGFTAQLNRSDTYPDRKSPGWVTVPGLAKLTGASDYQAHLDLYNGTFTESGGGMTATVYVRADKDELVVDVTGADPTIPQTARLALWSGRSPQADADGAIGTLAETWKDTGRPGSGGGTFGSLGAITAGGQDVTASVVDSRTVQVSFTPHADGSFRIVTAAPHWTGGDARSTAASLLAKDTTKTSSGLFAAHLSWWHSFWNRVGLIKYSSADGTADYLESLRTLDLYDAAAQSRGLYPGSQAGVADLFSAYKDFHRWDPGAYWHWNLRMQVQANLSAGAFGLNAPYFRLYRRNLANIQAWTKAHLGDRTGICVPETMRFNGQGFEYETWLSSPGLNCDSASSPYYNARTMSTGAEVGLWVWQQYLMTGDRSFLRGNYPLMAEASRFLLAYSTTGADGYLHTAPSNAHETQWDVKDPTTDISAMRALFPATAKAARVLGKDAGLVGQLNTALAKILPLPRTDAATQSKLLTEADDADGTDVIAPSYEPSAAKHNTENIGLEPVWPYNLIGDSGDSSDLARRTYTSRPNKQVNDWSNDPIQAARLGLGDEVAATLTRLTKKYQTLPSGLATFVGNEPYFEQQGVAAAALGEALVQDYDGLLRIAPALPSGWNADGTVFVQGGSKVSVQVHDGTIGTVGVNAGSTGTIRVRNPWPGRQVEVVDGKDGHTVVVRATNAAQISVPAVKGRSYLIQQPSDPVGARPFAAVTATPAADVRRLGSASIGLAAIKVPAGSPLVGGASGRCLDDPGASTAPGTRVDIWDCDVSANQKWKYTSTGALTTKGLCLDAKDGSTTPGAPVILGTCTGSDNQQWTFS is encoded by the coding sequence ATGGCCGTACTCCGAAGAAGCGCGGCGAGCAGCCTCGCCTGCGCCTTCGCGCTGGCTGCGGCTCTCACCGTCGCACCTGCGTGGCAGACCGCCCACGCGGCCACCGCCACGACCGCGTGGGAGTCAGGCAGGTTCACCGTCGACACACCGAACCTGGTGCGTCGCTCCGACGTGGTGCTGCGCCGGCCGAACGCCGCGCAGTCACAGTTCATGCCGCTCGGCAACGGCAGGCTCGGTGCCGCCGTCCGGGCCGCCGGCGGTTTCACCGCCCAGCTCAACCGCTCGGACACATATCCGGACCGCAAGTCGCCGGGATGGGTGACCGTCCCGGGACTCGCCAAGCTCACCGGCGCCTCCGACTACCAGGCCCACCTGGACCTGTACAACGGGACGTTCACCGAATCCGGCGGCGGCATGACCGCCACCGTCTACGTCCGCGCGGACAAGGACGAACTGGTCGTCGACGTCACCGGGGCCGATCCCACCATCCCGCAGACGGCCCGGCTCGCCCTGTGGTCCGGGCGATCACCGCAGGCGGATGCCGACGGCGCGATCGGCACGCTCGCCGAGACCTGGAAGGACACCGGCCGGCCCGGATCGGGCGGTGGCACGTTCGGCTCGCTGGGCGCGATCACCGCAGGCGGACAGGATGTCACCGCGAGCGTCGTGGACTCCCGCACGGTGCAGGTCTCCTTCACCCCGCACGCCGACGGCAGCTTCCGCATCGTGACCGCCGCACCGCACTGGACCGGCGGGGACGCCCGGAGCACCGCCGCAAGCCTGCTGGCGAAGGACACGACCAAGACGTCGTCCGGCCTCTTCGCGGCGCACCTGTCGTGGTGGCACTCCTTCTGGAACAGGGTCGGGCTGATCAAGTACTCCTCCGCCGACGGCACCGCCGACTACCTGGAGAGCCTGCGCACACTCGACCTGTACGACGCGGCGGCGCAGAGCCGCGGCCTCTACCCCGGTTCCCAGGCGGGCGTCGCGGACCTGTTCTCGGCGTACAAGGACTTCCACCGGTGGGATCCGGGCGCGTACTGGCACTGGAACCTGCGCATGCAGGTCCAGGCGAACCTGTCCGCCGGCGCCTTCGGCCTGAATGCACCCTACTTCCGCCTCTACCGGCGCAACCTGGCGAACATCCAGGCGTGGACCAAGGCTCACCTGGGCGACCGCACGGGCATCTGCGTCCCCGAGACCATGCGCTTCAACGGACAGGGCTTCGAGTACGAGACGTGGCTGTCCTCGCCGGGCCTGAACTGCGACTCGGCTTCCAGCCCGTACTACAACGCGCGCACCATGTCCACCGGGGCCGAGGTCGGGCTGTGGGTCTGGCAGCAGTACCTCATGACCGGCGACCGGTCCTTCCTGCGCGGCAACTACCCCCTCATGGCCGAGGCGAGCCGGTTCCTGCTCGCGTACTCGACCACGGGCGCGGACGGCTATCTGCACACCGCCCCGTCAAACGCGCATGAGACCCAGTGGGACGTCAAGGACCCCACCACAGACATCTCTGCCATGCGGGCCCTGTTCCCGGCGACCGCCAAGGCCGCCCGGGTGCTCGGCAAGGACGCCGGTCTCGTCGGACAGCTGAACACGGCCCTGGCGAAGATCCTCCCACTTCCCCGCACCGACGCGGCGACACAGTCCAAGCTGCTCACCGAGGCCGACGACGCCGACGGCACGGATGTCATCGCGCCCTCCTACGAGCCGTCGGCCGCCAAGCACAACACCGAGAACATCGGGCTGGAACCGGTGTGGCCCTACAACCTGATCGGCGACTCGGGAGACTCGTCCGACCTGGCCAGGCGGACGTACACGAGCCGCCCGAACAAGCAGGTCAACGACTGGAGCAACGACCCGATCCAGGCCGCCCGCCTAGGTCTCGGCGACGAGGTCGCCGCCACCTTGACCAGGCTGACCAAGAAGTACCAGACGCTGCCCTCGGGCCTGGCGACCTTCGTCGGCAACGAGCCCTACTTCGAGCAGCAGGGTGTGGCGGCCGCCGCACTCGGCGAGGCGCTGGTGCAGGACTACGACGGGCTGCTGCGCATCGCGCCCGCGCTGCCCTCCGGTTGGAACGCTGACGGCACGGTGTTCGTCCAGGGCGGCAGCAAGGTCTCGGTCCAGGTCCATGACGGGACGATCGGCACCGTAGGCGTCAACGCCGGGTCCACCGGGACCATCAGGGTCCGCAACCCCTGGCCGGGCAGGCAGGTCGAGGTCGTCGACGGCAAGGACGGGCACACCGTAGTGGTCCGTGCGACCAACGCCGCGCAGATCTCCGTCCCGGCCGTCAAGGGCAGGTCCTACCTCATCCAGCAGCCCTCCGACCCGGTCGGCGCCCGGCCGTTCGCCGCGGTGACCGCGACCCCGGCGGCCGACGTGCGCAGGCTCGGATCCGCGTCGATCGGCCTGGCAGCCATCAAGGTGCCCGCCGGCAGCCCCCTCGTCGGTGGAGCCTCCGGACGCTGCCTCGACGATCCGGGCGCCAGTACGGCCCCGGGCACCCGGGTCGACATCTGGGACTGCGACGTCTCGGCGAACCAGAAGTGGAAGTACACCTCCACGGGCGCCCTCACCACCAAGGGCCTGTGCCTGGACGCGAAGGACGGTTCGACCACCCCCGGTGCCCCGGTGATCCTGGGGACCTGCACCGGCAGCGACAACCAGCAGTGGACCTTCAGCTGA
- a CDS encoding bifunctional serine/threonine-protein kinase/ABC transporter substrate-binding protein, whose protein sequence is MTDRSLRPSDPSFVGGHRLLARLGEGGMGVVYLGRAESGALAAVKVIQAGHGDDEEFRARFRREVRAAQGVDSPWVVKVTGADPEAGQPWLATAFEPGPSLAEAVGRLGPLPPRAVRVLGKLLARALTAVHETGLVHRDVKPGNILLGADGPRLIDFGIARSPHDTALTSTDLVIGTPGFLSPEQAAGGESLSPASDVFSLGCVLAYAATGRLPFGSGAADALLYRTVHDEPDLDGVEPELAAVLLGCLAKDPDDRPTPAELDTALVEDVPSGTANWLPPEVVRMVAERSAQMLALPEIEATLAEPATATGRSRRGFLTAASTGAAVLAVGGGAAAWAALRGTHGGGSGRPAAPGWAIGVQADLSGPGKEVGQAQLQGAQLAVEQFNARRDKPFTLQLRTADDGGSTGHAATAARRLAGDDSVLAVLGSSTDLTTKAALPVYDAALLPVLTMSAGQNLYQNIRSFVRGRPLHNTVAMKLVFLWAATSAASPVGLLMDRSGGDLSWMTIQMANLVVRQYGRATHPRVVPPGTTDLRPVLDEMRSAGIQAFVYAGPLDGAIRAARGLAGFTGPKYAMEPALDARFAAEPTADGWTVLASAIGPGAASVRDFAQAFRTRSGHAPGFWAAEGYDAANLLIGRLTATGGRRPARRDLIAPLQAAKYHGITRTFAFDSKTVGTPMLATPASFVHQVRDGAFDYLGPAPDIALPLRGK, encoded by the coding sequence GTGACCGACCGTTCGCTGCGGCCGTCCGACCCGTCCTTCGTCGGCGGTCACCGGCTGCTTGCCCGGCTCGGCGAGGGCGGCATGGGCGTCGTCTATCTGGGCCGTGCGGAGTCCGGGGCCCTTGCCGCCGTCAAGGTGATCCAGGCCGGTCACGGGGACGACGAGGAGTTCCGCGCCCGGTTCCGCCGTGAGGTGCGGGCCGCGCAGGGGGTGGACAGCCCGTGGGTGGTGAAGGTGACCGGAGCCGACCCGGAGGCCGGACAGCCGTGGCTGGCCACCGCGTTCGAGCCGGGCCCCTCCCTCGCCGAAGCGGTCGGCCGGCTCGGTCCGCTGCCGCCGCGGGCGGTACGGGTCCTGGGCAAGCTGCTGGCGCGGGCGCTGACGGCCGTGCACGAGACCGGTCTGGTGCACCGGGACGTCAAGCCCGGGAACATCCTGCTGGGCGCCGACGGGCCGCGGCTGATCGACTTCGGTATCGCGCGCTCCCCCCACGACACGGCCCTCACCTCCACCGACCTCGTGATCGGCACGCCCGGCTTTCTCTCACCCGAGCAGGCGGCCGGCGGCGAGTCGCTCTCGCCGGCGAGCGATGTGTTCTCACTGGGTTGTGTGCTGGCGTACGCGGCGACGGGACGCCTGCCGTTCGGCAGCGGGGCGGCCGACGCGCTGCTCTACCGGACCGTGCACGACGAGCCCGACCTGGACGGGGTGGAGCCGGAACTGGCGGCGGTCCTGCTGGGCTGCCTCGCCAAGGACCCGGACGATCGCCCCACGCCCGCCGAGCTGGACACGGCACTGGTCGAGGACGTGCCGTCCGGCACCGCGAACTGGCTGCCGCCGGAGGTGGTCCGGATGGTCGCCGAGCGGTCGGCGCAGATGCTCGCCCTGCCCGAGATCGAGGCCACCCTCGCCGAGCCGGCGACGGCCACCGGCCGGTCCCGCCGGGGCTTTCTGACGGCCGCGTCCACCGGGGCTGCCGTCCTGGCCGTCGGCGGCGGCGCGGCGGCGTGGGCCGCGCTGCGTGGGACCCACGGCGGCGGCTCGGGCAGACCGGCCGCGCCCGGCTGGGCGATCGGTGTACAGGCCGACCTCAGCGGCCCCGGAAAGGAGGTGGGCCAGGCACAGCTCCAGGGTGCGCAGCTCGCCGTCGAACAGTTCAACGCGCGCCGTGACAAGCCGTTCACGCTACAGTTGCGCACCGCCGACGACGGCGGCAGCACCGGCCACGCGGCCACAGCAGCACGCCGGCTCGCCGGCGACGACAGCGTGCTGGCGGTGCTCGGGTCCAGCACGGACCTGACGACCAAGGCCGCACTCCCGGTGTACGACGCGGCGTTGCTGCCGGTGCTCACCATGTCCGCCGGGCAGAACCTGTACCAGAACATCCGATCCTTCGTGCGCGGCCGGCCGCTGCACAACACGGTCGCGATGAAGCTGGTGTTCCTGTGGGCGGCGACGAGCGCGGCCTCACCCGTCGGCCTCCTGATGGACCGCAGCGGCGGTGACCTCTCCTGGATGACCATCCAGATGGCCAACCTCGTCGTCCGACAGTACGGACGCGCCACCCACCCCCGGGTCGTGCCGCCCGGGACGACCGATCTGCGGCCCGTCCTTGACGAGATGCGCTCGGCAGGCATCCAGGCCTTCGTCTACGCGGGCCCGCTCGACGGCGCGATCCGCGCGGCCCGCGGCCTGGCCGGCTTCACCGGGCCCAAGTACGCGATGGAACCCGCCCTCGACGCCCGTTTCGCCGCCGAGCCGACCGCTGACGGCTGGACGGTGCTGGCCAGCGCCATCGGCCCCGGAGCGGCCTCCGTCCGCGACTTCGCGCAGGCGTTCCGCACCCGCAGCGGCCACGCGCCCGGCTTCTGGGCGGCCGAGGGCTACGACGCGGCGAACCTGCTGATCGGCCGGCTCACGGCGACCGGAGGCAGACGGCCGGCCCGCAGGGATCTCATCGCCCCGCTCCAAGCAGCCAAGTACCACGGCATCACCCGGACCTTCGCCTTCGACTCCAAGACCGTAGGTACGCCCATGCTTGCCACGCCGGCCAGCTTCGTCCACCAGGTGCGTGACGGTGCCTTCGACTATCTGGGCCCAGCCCCGGACATCGCCCTCCCGCTGAGGGGCAAGTGA